Proteins co-encoded in one Streptomyces sp. SLBN-31 genomic window:
- a CDS encoding VOC family protein, with the protein MILEWEQVIVDAADPVALGRWWAEALGWVVVDESPDEYEIRPAKDRLPGLLFGRSTDSKTVKNRLHLDFRPEDQEAEVARLLALGARHADVGQTGDEPWVVLADPEGNEFCVLGPRRG; encoded by the coding sequence GTGATCTTGGAATGGGAACAGGTGATCGTGGACGCCGCCGACCCCGTGGCTCTGGGCCGCTGGTGGGCCGAGGCGCTGGGCTGGGTCGTGGTCGACGAGTCGCCCGACGAGTACGAGATCCGGCCCGCGAAGGACCGGCTGCCGGGGCTGCTGTTCGGGCGCTCCACCGACTCGAAGACCGTCAAGAACCGCCTCCACCTCGACTTCCGTCCCGAGGACCAGGAGGCCGAGGTGGCCCGGTTGCTGGCGCTGGGCGCGCGGCACGCGGACGTCGGGCAGACGGGCGACGAGCCCTGGGTGGTGCTGGCGGACCCCGAGGGCAACGAGTTCTGTGTCCTGGGGCCGAGGCGCGGCTGA
- a CDS encoding FAD-dependent oxidoreductase yields MAQASDAARTVIMTVDDDPGVSRAVARDLRRRYGESYRIVRAESGESALDALRELKLRGDLVAVILADYRMPQMNGIEFLEQALDVYPGARRVLLTAYADTNAAIDAINVVDLDHYLLKPWDPPEEKLYPVLDDLLEAWRCSDFRPVPSTKVVGHRWSARSSDVREFLARNQVPYRWYSADEPEGKRLLAAAGADGQRLPLVITPDGTPLVEPEAPELAARVGLATTPAADFYDLVVIGGGPAGLGAAVYGASEGLRTVLVERSATGGQAGQSSRIENYLGFPDGVSGAQLTERARRQAAKFGAEILTAREVTGLEVNGAARTVRFSDGSAVAAHSVILATGVSYRQLAAPGCDDLTGCGVFYGSALTEAASCQGQDVYIVGGANSAGQAAMYLSRGAKSVTLLVRGPDLAASMSYYLIQQINEAPNISVRARTVVETAHGTDHLEQLTLRDVDTGETELVDAQWMFVFIGAAPLTDWLDGTVLRDEHGFILAGPDLTPDGRPPAEWELDRPPYHLETNIPGVFVAGDARAESAKRVASAVGEGAMAVMLVHRYLEQS; encoded by the coding sequence ATGGCACAGGCGTCCGACGCCGCACGGACCGTGATCATGACCGTGGACGACGACCCGGGAGTCTCCCGCGCCGTCGCCCGTGATCTGCGGCGCCGCTACGGCGAGTCGTACCGCATCGTGCGCGCCGAGTCCGGCGAGTCCGCGCTGGACGCGCTGCGCGAGCTGAAGCTGCGCGGTGACCTGGTGGCCGTCATCCTGGCCGACTACCGAATGCCGCAGATGAACGGCATCGAGTTCCTGGAACAGGCCCTGGACGTGTATCCGGGGGCACGCCGGGTGCTGCTGACCGCCTACGCGGACACGAACGCGGCGATCGACGCGATCAACGTCGTCGACCTGGACCACTACCTGCTCAAGCCCTGGGACCCGCCGGAGGAGAAGCTCTACCCGGTGCTGGACGACCTGCTGGAGGCCTGGCGGTGCAGTGACTTCCGGCCGGTGCCCAGCACCAAGGTGGTGGGGCACCGCTGGTCGGCGCGCTCGTCGGACGTCCGGGAGTTCCTGGCCCGCAACCAGGTGCCCTACCGCTGGTACTCCGCCGACGAGCCGGAGGGCAAGCGGCTGCTGGCGGCCGCCGGGGCGGACGGGCAGCGGCTGCCGCTGGTCATCACCCCCGACGGCACGCCGCTGGTGGAGCCGGAGGCCCCCGAACTCGCCGCCCGGGTCGGGCTCGCGACGACACCGGCCGCCGACTTCTACGACCTCGTCGTCATCGGCGGCGGGCCCGCCGGGCTCGGTGCCGCGGTGTACGGCGCCTCCGAAGGACTGCGGACCGTTCTCGTGGAGCGGTCGGCGACCGGCGGACAGGCCGGGCAGAGCTCCCGGATCGAGAACTACCTCGGCTTCCCCGACGGTGTGTCGGGAGCCCAGCTCACCGAGCGGGCGCGCCGCCAGGCCGCCAAGTTCGGCGCCGAGATCCTCACCGCGCGCGAGGTGACGGGACTGGAGGTCAACGGGGCCGCCCGCACGGTGCGGTTCTCCGACGGCTCCGCGGTCGCCGCGCACAGCGTCATCCTGGCCACCGGTGTGTCGTACCGGCAGCTGGCGGCGCCGGGCTGCGACGACCTCACCGGCTGCGGGGTGTTCTACGGCTCGGCCCTGACCGAGGCCGCCTCCTGCCAGGGGCAGGACGTGTACATCGTCGGCGGCGCCAACTCGGCCGGGCAGGCGGCGATGTACCTGTCCAGGGGCGCCAAGTCGGTGACGCTGCTGGTGCGCGGCCCGGACCTGGCGGCGTCGATGTCGTACTACCTGATCCAGCAGATCAACGAGGCGCCGAACATCTCGGTGCGCGCGCGTACCGTCGTCGAGACCGCACACGGAACCGACCACCTCGAACAGCTCACCCTGCGCGACGTCGACACCGGCGAGACCGAACTCGTCGACGCGCAGTGGATGTTCGTGTTCATCGGCGCGGCCCCGCTGACCGACTGGCTGGACGGCACGGTCCTGCGCGACGAGCACGGGTTCATCCTCGCCGGACCCGACCTCACCCCGGACGGCCGGCCGCCCGCGGAATGGGAACTGGACCGGCCGCCTTATCACCTGGAGACCAACATTCCCGGCGTGTTCGTGGCGGGCGACGCGCGCGCCGAGTCCGCGAAGCGCGTCGCGTCCGCCGTCGGAGAGGGAGCCATGGCCGTGATGCTCGTCCACCGGTACCTGGAGCAGTCGTGA
- a CDS encoding ATP-binding protein translates to MSGRALPCNPQEIGSLFLFEKLSAEQLGQLCSAGRVEQFEPGPVYTEGDPATCFYVMVEGTVVLSRRVGGDDVEVTRTSQRGAYAGAMQAYLGDRVRQVYHNSMRVTEPSRFFVLPAEKFAAFMEENFPMAVHLLEGLFWGSKNTQRAVGQRERLLALGSLSAGLTHELNNPAAAAVRATATLRERVGKMRHKLAVISQSSYTPEDMANLIDIQERTAERVAKAPVLSPLEASDREDALADWLDDHGIQEGWRIAPTFVQAGLDVDWLDQIAAAVNDEILPNAIGWLNYTVETELLMDEINDSTARISHLVDAAKQYSQLDRAPFQVADVHELLDSTLLMLSGKTGERIKVVKDYDRTLPRIPAYPAELNQVWTNLIDNAVSAMNSTGGDGTLTVRTALENDRLLVEFKDTGPGVPREIRDRIFDPFFTTKPVGEGTGLGLDISWRIVVNKHHGTLQVESEPGDTRFQVLLPLTAPADETPEESA, encoded by the coding sequence GTGAGCGGGCGGGCGCTGCCCTGCAACCCGCAGGAGATCGGGTCGCTGTTCCTGTTCGAGAAACTGTCCGCCGAGCAGCTCGGACAGCTGTGCAGCGCCGGCCGGGTGGAGCAGTTCGAGCCCGGGCCCGTCTACACCGAGGGTGACCCCGCCACCTGCTTCTACGTGATGGTCGAGGGCACCGTCGTGCTGTCCCGGCGGGTCGGCGGGGACGACGTGGAGGTCACCCGGACCTCCCAGCGGGGCGCCTACGCGGGTGCGATGCAGGCCTACCTCGGGGACCGGGTGCGGCAGGTCTACCACAACTCCATGCGGGTGACGGAGCCCTCGCGGTTCTTCGTGCTGCCCGCCGAGAAGTTCGCGGCCTTCATGGAAGAGAACTTCCCGATGGCGGTCCATCTGCTGGAGGGCCTGTTCTGGGGCTCGAAGAACACCCAGCGGGCGGTCGGCCAGCGCGAACGGCTGCTGGCGCTCGGCTCGTTGTCGGCCGGTCTCACGCACGAGCTCAACAACCCCGCGGCCGCGGCGGTCCGGGCCACGGCCACGCTGCGCGAGCGGGTGGGCAAGATGCGGCACAAGCTCGCCGTGATCTCCCAGAGTTCGTACACGCCCGAGGACATGGCGAACCTGATCGACATCCAGGAGCGCACCGCCGAACGCGTCGCCAAGGCGCCGGTGCTCAGTCCGCTGGAGGCCTCGGACCGGGAGGACGCCCTCGCCGACTGGCTCGACGACCACGGCATCCAGGAGGGCTGGCGCATCGCCCCCACCTTCGTGCAGGCCGGCCTGGACGTGGACTGGCTGGATCAGATCGCCGCGGCCGTCAACGATGAGATCCTGCCGAACGCGATCGGCTGGCTCAACTACACCGTCGAGACCGAGCTGTTGATGGACGAGATCAACGACTCCACCGCCCGCATCTCGCACCTCGTCGACGCGGCCAAGCAGTACTCGCAGCTGGACCGGGCGCCCTTCCAGGTCGCGGACGTCCACGAACTCCTCGACAGCACACTGCTGATGCTCTCCGGGAAGACCGGCGAGCGGATCAAGGTCGTCAAGGACTACGACCGGACGCTGCCGAGGATCCCGGCGTACCCGGCGGAGCTCAACCAGGTGTGGACCAACCTGATCGACAACGCCGTCTCCGCCATGAACAGCACCGGCGGGGACGGCACGTTGACCGTGCGGACGGCCCTGGAGAACGACCGGCTGCTGGTGGAGTTCAAGGACACCGGGCCGGGCGTGCCGCGGGAGATCCGCGACCGTATCTTCGATCCGTTCTTCACCACCAAGCCGGTCGGCGAGGGCACCGGCCTGGGGCTGGACATCTCCTGGCGGATCGTCGTGAACAAACACCACGGCACGCTCCAGGTGGAGTCCGAACCCGGTGACACCCGGTTCCAGGTCCTGCTTCCGTTGACGGCCCCGGCCGACGAGACACCCGAGGAGAGCGCATGA
- a CDS encoding UBP-type zinc finger domain-containing protein, whose product MSSGDGIDPGVPPSGTGCVECEEAGGWWFHLRRCAQCGHIGCCDDSPAKHATAHFRTTGHPVIRSFEPGEEWFWDFESSQLYESGPELAPPSSHPAEQPAPGPAGRVPEDWARTLRG is encoded by the coding sequence ATGAGCAGCGGCGACGGTATCGATCCCGGCGTTCCGCCGAGCGGCACCGGCTGCGTGGAGTGCGAGGAGGCGGGCGGCTGGTGGTTCCATCTGCGGCGCTGCGCGCAGTGCGGGCACATCGGCTGCTGCGACGACTCCCCGGCCAAGCACGCCACCGCGCACTTCCGGACCACCGGACACCCGGTGATCCGCAGTTTCGAGCCGGGCGAGGAGTGGTTCTGGGACTTCGAGAGCTCCCAGCTGTACGAGTCGGGGCCCGAGCTGGCGCCGCCGTCGAGCCATCCGGCGGAGCAGCCCGCGCCGGGGCCGGCGGGACGGGTGCCGGAGGACTGGGCGCGGACCTTGAGGGGATGA
- a CDS encoding helix-turn-helix transcriptional regulator produces MTETGFATPLIGRDEDLARLDDVLARARRGEAGAVLVAGDAGVGKTRLLDEVARRAAAAGTTVLTGHCVDLGDVGLPYLPFTEILGMLAADELFAPVLSAHPVVDRLLGSGSEAVRDAGGRLRLFEGMAQLLADLADHAPVLLVLEDLHWADQSSRDLLRFLLSRGVLQRPAGGAPAHRLAVLASYRSDDLHRRHPLRPLLAELVRLPAVERLELRPLADAEVTRLVRALRTSPLPEATVRRIVERAEGNAFYAEELVAATGSEPGGVPSGLADVLLIRVEQLSDTAQQVLRTAAVAGRRVEHDLLRDAVGLPEDELESALREAAGHQLLVPGDRDTYAFRHALAREAVYADLLPGERARLHGAFARLLAGRGRSGETAAERAHHYRESHDLAEALAASLEAADHAQRVGAPAEELRHLETALDLWASVDAAARPSGEGVDRVTLTLRASAAAAHAGETHRAVSLTRAALAGIGADADAELAARVRYTLAGNLMSVDSLTAAFAYSSEALSLIPAEPPSRTWVWAAATHVIAARQIGENEVALRVARHALGVAEQLRVKDAQADLLVSLAVLGPGGRGGAAGRAQLAEARELARGAGNAPVEMRALFNLAIGSYESGDLEGSLRWVTEGLERARRAGLLSSPYPLEMRYLHLVVLYTLGHWDECLRAAAADSAVLPSAGGYAMAPALYVALARGDLEAAERARALLEGPFDWMATLVAGIVLTEAAVLRGDARAAVERVRATVEALTDETGARPDVSVRLAALALAAVADAAVELRSAGGEAHQWRETADELVALAREVARRDEDEPPQGPEGRAWLARAEAEWTRAVTGPDATAWEKAVAAFDYGDVYERLRCQVRYAEALLASDQRQEAAAQAGAARAVAERLGTAPLLERLDGLIRRGRLAASPADGERSSPLTAREQDVLRLLARGRSNRQIGEELFITGKTASVHVSNILAKLGAASRTEAVAIAYRQGLVAPEHQASG; encoded by the coding sequence GTGACTGAAACCGGCTTCGCCACTCCGCTGATCGGGCGCGACGAGGATCTCGCCCGGCTCGACGACGTGCTCGCGCGTGCCCGGCGGGGCGAGGCGGGAGCCGTGCTCGTGGCCGGGGACGCCGGAGTGGGCAAGACCCGGCTGCTGGACGAGGTCGCCCGGCGGGCCGCGGCTGCCGGCACGACCGTGCTGACCGGGCACTGCGTCGACCTCGGTGACGTGGGCCTGCCGTACCTGCCGTTCACCGAGATCCTCGGGATGCTCGCCGCCGACGAGCTGTTCGCGCCGGTGCTGTCGGCACATCCCGTGGTGGACCGGCTGCTCGGCTCGGGGTCGGAGGCGGTGCGGGACGCGGGCGGGCGGCTGCGGCTGTTCGAGGGCATGGCCCAGCTGCTGGCCGACCTCGCCGATCACGCGCCCGTGCTGCTGGTCCTGGAGGATCTGCACTGGGCCGACCAGTCCTCCCGCGACCTGCTGCGCTTCCTGCTCAGCCGGGGTGTCCTGCAGCGCCCCGCGGGCGGCGCCCCCGCCCACCGGCTCGCCGTCCTCGCCTCCTACCGCTCGGACGACCTGCACCGCCGTCATCCGCTGCGTCCCCTCCTGGCCGAGCTGGTACGGCTGCCGGCCGTGGAGCGGCTCGAACTGCGCCCCCTGGCTGACGCCGAGGTCACCCGTCTGGTGCGGGCGCTGCGGACCAGCCCGCTGCCGGAGGCCACGGTCCGCCGCATCGTCGAGCGGGCCGAGGGCAACGCCTTCTACGCGGAGGAACTGGTCGCCGCCACCGGTTCGGAGCCCGGCGGGGTGCCGAGCGGCCTGGCCGACGTGCTGCTCATCCGTGTCGAGCAGCTGTCCGACACCGCCCAGCAGGTGCTGCGCACGGCCGCCGTCGCCGGCCGCCGCGTCGAGCACGATCTGCTGCGGGACGCCGTGGGGCTTCCCGAGGACGAGCTGGAGTCGGCGCTGCGCGAGGCCGCCGGACACCAGCTCCTCGTCCCCGGGGACCGGGACACCTACGCCTTCCGGCACGCGCTGGCGCGGGAGGCCGTCTACGCGGATCTGCTGCCGGGCGAACGGGCGCGGCTGCACGGCGCGTTCGCCCGCCTGCTGGCGGGCCGTGGCCGCTCGGGAGAGACCGCGGCCGAGCGCGCCCACCACTACCGCGAGAGCCACGACCTGGCCGAGGCGCTCGCCGCCTCGCTGGAGGCCGCCGACCACGCCCAGCGGGTGGGCGCGCCCGCCGAGGAGCTGCGGCATCTGGAAACCGCGCTCGACCTGTGGGCGTCGGTGGACGCGGCGGCCCGCCCCTCCGGCGAGGGCGTCGACCGGGTGACGCTCACCCTGCGGGCCTCGGCGGCGGCCGCGCACGCCGGTGAGACGCACCGGGCCGTGTCCCTCACCCGGGCCGCCCTCGCCGGAATCGGCGCGGACGCGGACGCCGAGCTCGCCGCCCGGGTCCGGTACACGCTGGCCGGCAACCTGATGAGCGTCGACAGTCTGACGGCCGCCTTCGCCTACAGCAGCGAGGCACTGTCGCTGATCCCCGCCGAGCCGCCGAGCCGCACCTGGGTGTGGGCCGCCGCCACACATGTCATCGCCGCACGCCAGATCGGCGAGAACGAGGTCGCGCTACGGGTGGCGCGGCACGCGCTGGGCGTCGCCGAGCAGCTGCGGGTGAAGGACGCACAGGCCGACCTGCTCGTCTCCCTGGCCGTCCTGGGCCCCGGCGGCCGCGGCGGGGCAGCGGGGCGCGCGCAGCTGGCGGAGGCCCGTGAACTGGCCCGCGGCGCGGGCAACGCGCCCGTGGAGATGCGGGCCCTGTTCAACCTCGCCATCGGCAGCTACGAGTCCGGTGACCTCGAAGGGTCCTTGCGGTGGGTGACCGAGGGCCTGGAGCGCGCCCGCCGGGCCGGGCTGCTGTCCTCGCCGTATCCGCTGGAGATGCGCTACCTGCACTTGGTGGTGCTGTACACGCTGGGCCACTGGGACGAGTGCCTGCGGGCAGCGGCCGCCGACTCGGCGGTGCTCCCCTCGGCGGGCGGGTACGCGATGGCCCCGGCCTTGTACGTGGCGCTGGCGCGCGGTGATCTGGAGGCCGCCGAACGGGCGCGGGCCCTGCTGGAGGGGCCGTTCGACTGGATGGCCACGCTGGTCGCCGGCATCGTGCTGACCGAGGCGGCCGTGCTGCGCGGCGATGCGCGGGCGGCCGTGGAGCGGGTGCGGGCCACGGTCGAGGCGCTGACCGACGAGACGGGCGCGCGCCCCGACGTGAGCGTCCGGCTGGCGGCGCTCGCGCTGGCGGCGGTGGCCGACGCCGCCGTGGAGCTGCGGTCGGCCGGCGGCGAGGCCCACCAGTGGCGGGAGACCGCCGACGAGCTGGTCGCGCTGGCCCGCGAGGTGGCCCGGCGCGACGAGGACGAGCCGCCGCAGGGCCCCGAGGGCCGGGCCTGGCTGGCCCGCGCGGAGGCGGAGTGGACGCGGGCCGTCACGGGGCCGGACGCGACGGCCTGGGAGAAGGCGGTGGCCGCCTTCGACTATGGGGACGTGTACGAGCGGTTGCGCTGCCAAGTGCGTTATGCGGAAGCCCTGTTGGCGTCGGATCAGCGGCAGGAGGCGGCGGCGCAGGCCGGTGCGGCGCGGGCGGTGGCCGAGCGGCTCGGGACGGCGCCCCTGCTGGAGCGTCTGGACGGTCTGATACGCCGCGGCCGGCTCGCCGCCTCCCCGGCGGACGGGGAGCGCAGTTCGCCGCTCACCGCCCGCGAGCAGGACGTGCTGCGGCTCCTGGCCCGCGGCCGCAGCAACCGGCAGATCGGCGAGGAGCTGTTCATCACCGGCAAGACGGCGAGCGTGCACGTCTCCAACATCCTGGCCAAGCTGGGCGCGGCGAGCCGTACCGAGGCGGTGGCGATCGCCTACCGGCAGGGTCTCGTCGCGCCCGAGCACCAGGCGTCCGGCTGA
- a CDS encoding SGNH/GDSL hydrolase family protein has product MRGRFARAARLAALLVLAGTVQAAPVHASEVAHPFTVLGTPDRRDVVTWGASADRMGDGVADRSYRLVVHTSVGGGHLRIRLSNAFGDRPVTFDSVHAGLRRDGAALVHGSNRPLTFSGARSVVVPAGGVALSDPLPGRLPAATDLVISIHTPDAAGPATGHWMAMQTSYATQGDHTAEESAGSWAETTGSWTYLDAVSVRPPTGTAAVVALGDSITDGWQSTTDLDRRWPDYLARRLSTAHTQVKGVANEGISGNQVLADGAGQSALNRLRRDVLSQPGVRTVFLFEGVNDIKAHTGVTAQDLIAGYREIAQRVHAAGKCVVAATVAPFKGWSEWDPAGEAVRQEVNTYLRGSGDFDAVTDFDHILRSPYDHERMLPFFDGGDHIHPNDKGMQAMADAVDLSRLDCAGRG; this is encoded by the coding sequence GTGAGGGGCCGATTCGCGCGAGCCGCCCGGCTGGCCGCCCTGCTGGTGCTGGCCGGCACGGTACAGGCGGCGCCGGTGCACGCATCCGAGGTGGCGCACCCGTTCACCGTCCTGGGCACCCCGGACCGGCGTGACGTGGTGACCTGGGGCGCGAGCGCCGACCGGATGGGCGACGGCGTCGCCGACCGCAGCTACCGGCTGGTCGTCCACACCAGCGTCGGCGGCGGCCATCTGCGCATCCGGCTCTCCAACGCCTTCGGGGACCGGCCCGTGACCTTCGACAGCGTCCACGCGGGCCTGCGCAGGGACGGCGCCGCGCTCGTCCATGGCAGCAACCGCCCGCTGACCTTCTCCGGCGCGCGTTCCGTCGTCGTCCCCGCCGGCGGCGTCGCGCTCAGCGACCCGCTGCCGGGCCGGCTGCCGGCCGCGACCGACCTGGTGATCAGCATCCACACCCCGGATGCCGCGGGCCCGGCGACCGGTCACTGGATGGCCATGCAGACCTCCTACGCCACCCAGGGCGACCACACCGCCGAGGAGAGCGCCGGTTCCTGGGCGGAGACGACCGGGTCCTGGACCTACCTCGACGCAGTCTCCGTACGCCCGCCCACCGGCACCGCGGCCGTCGTCGCCCTCGGCGACTCCATCACCGACGGCTGGCAGTCCACCACCGACCTCGACCGCCGCTGGCCCGACTACCTCGCCCGCCGTCTGAGCACCGCCCACACCCAGGTCAAGGGCGTCGCGAACGAGGGGATCTCCGGCAACCAGGTCCTCGCCGACGGCGCCGGCCAGAGCGCCCTGAACCGCCTGCGGCGCGACGTCCTCTCCCAGCCCGGCGTGCGCACCGTCTTCCTCTTCGAGGGCGTCAACGACATCAAGGCCCACACCGGGGTCACCGCCCAGGACCTGATCGCCGGCTACCGCGAGATCGCCCAGCGGGTCCACGCGGCCGGCAAGTGCGTCGTCGCCGCCACCGTCGCCCCCTTCAAGGGCTGGTCCGAGTGGGACCCGGCGGGGGAGGCCGTACGCCAGGAGGTCAACACCTACCTCCGCGGCAGCGGGGACTTCGACGCCGTCACCGACTTCGACCACATCCTGCGCAGCCCCTACGACCACGAACGGATGCTGCCGTTCTTCGACGGCGGCGACCACATCCACCCCAACGACAAGGGCATGCAGGCGATGGCCGACGCCGTCGACCTCTCCCGCCTCGACTGCGCCGGACGCGGGTGA
- a CDS encoding glycosyl hydrolase family 95 catalytic domain-containing protein, with amino-acid sequence MNNTPLPRRDVLALTTATGAALATLPAFTASAAPQRPATTETVHGADPRHELWWQAPADDNSMIEQGLPVGNGRLGALASNDPGHELLLLTDATMWTGGLNDTLDADGQFPYGRDDFGSLTLLARLTVDIPDHDLGAVSGYRRTLDLERGVVTTSYIRSGVTYRRQIFASRPDDVIVLHFTQSGGGRYTGTVTLSGTHGEDPAVSFGAALPNGLKYGAAVTAHGTAGRVTVDGGHISFAGCKDLTVVVSGGTNYAPDAAKKYRDPSLDPRKLAIAKVRHAAAHSADTLLRTHVADHRAASGAFGLSLGTSTPEQRSLDTWERIRARARDGEPDPELEAAYVHFGRYLMISGSRGSLPMGLQGLWLDGNDPAWMGDYHTDINIQMNYWMADRVGLTGCFEAFTDYCVAQLPSWTDLTRRLFNDPRNRYRNSSGKNAGWTVAISTNPYGGGGWWWHPAGNAWLCNTLWEHYEYTLSRSHLEKIYPLLKGACEFWEARLLTTTLPGTTREVLIADSDWSPEQGPLDAKGITYAQELVHALFGNYCVAAAALKRDSGYAQTVSGLRKRLYLPQVSPRTGWLEEWMSPDNLGETTHRHLSPLVGLFPGDRIRPDGSTPADIVDGATALLTARGMNSFGWANAWRSLCWARLKNADNAYELIVNNLRPSTGGGNGTAPNLFDIYELGPGDGIFQIDANFGTPAAVTEMLLYSRPGHLELLPALPDAWAASGSLTAAPARGGFVVDLRWTDGRPTEVRIRSVGGRSTTVAYRGASRTVIVEPGASMILKGKDFVR; translated from the coding sequence ATGAACAACACCCCGCTGCCCAGACGTGACGTGCTCGCCCTCACCACCGCGACCGGCGCCGCCCTCGCCACCCTGCCCGCCTTCACCGCGTCGGCCGCACCCCAGCGGCCCGCCACCACCGAGACCGTCCACGGCGCCGACCCTCGCCACGAGCTGTGGTGGCAGGCCCCAGCCGACGACAACTCCATGATCGAACAGGGTCTCCCGGTCGGCAACGGCCGCCTCGGCGCCCTCGCGAGCAACGACCCCGGCCACGAACTCCTCCTCCTCACCGACGCCACGATGTGGACCGGGGGCCTCAACGACACCCTCGACGCCGACGGCCAGTTCCCCTACGGACGCGACGACTTCGGCTCCCTCACCCTGCTCGCCCGGCTCACGGTCGACATCCCCGACCACGATCTGGGCGCCGTCTCCGGCTACCGCCGCACCCTCGACCTGGAGCGGGGCGTGGTGACCACGTCGTACATCCGCTCGGGCGTCACCTACCGGCGGCAGATCTTCGCCAGCCGGCCCGACGACGTCATCGTCCTGCACTTCACCCAGAGCGGGGGAGGCCGCTACACCGGCACCGTCACGCTGTCCGGCACACACGGCGAGGACCCCGCCGTCTCCTTCGGAGCGGCCCTGCCCAACGGCCTGAAGTACGGGGCCGCCGTCACCGCCCACGGCACCGCGGGCCGCGTCACCGTGGACGGCGGGCACATCTCCTTCGCCGGCTGCAAGGACCTCACCGTCGTGGTCAGCGGCGGCACGAACTACGCGCCCGACGCGGCCAAGAAATACCGCGATCCGTCCCTCGATCCCCGAAAGCTGGCCATCGCCAAGGTGCGCCACGCCGCCGCCCACTCGGCCGACACCCTGCTGCGCACCCATGTCGCCGACCACCGCGCGGCCTCCGGCGCGTTCGGTCTCTCCCTGGGCACCTCGACCCCCGAACAGCGCTCCCTCGACACCTGGGAACGCATCCGGGCCCGCGCCCGCGACGGCGAGCCCGACCCAGAACTCGAGGCCGCCTACGTGCACTTCGGCCGCTACCTGATGATCTCCGGATCGCGCGGCAGCCTGCCCATGGGGCTGCAGGGCCTGTGGCTCGACGGCAACGACCCGGCGTGGATGGGCGACTACCACACCGACATCAACATCCAGATGAACTACTGGATGGCCGACCGCGTCGGCCTGACCGGCTGCTTCGAGGCGTTCACCGACTACTGCGTCGCCCAGCTGCCGTCCTGGACCGACCTGACCCGCCGCCTGTTCAACGACCCGCGCAACCGCTACCGCAACTCCAGCGGCAAGAACGCCGGCTGGACCGTCGCCATCTCCACCAACCCCTACGGCGGAGGCGGCTGGTGGTGGCACCCCGCCGGCAACGCCTGGCTGTGCAACACGCTCTGGGAGCACTACGAGTACACCCTCTCCCGCTCCCACCTGGAGAAGATCTACCCGCTCCTCAAGGGCGCCTGCGAGTTCTGGGAGGCGCGGCTGCTGACGACGACCCTGCCCGGCACCACCCGGGAGGTGCTCATCGCCGACAGCGACTGGTCGCCCGAACAGGGGCCGCTGGACGCCAAGGGGATCACCTACGCCCAGGAGCTCGTCCACGCCCTGTTCGGCAACTACTGCGTGGCCGCGGCCGCGTTGAAGCGCGACAGCGGCTACGCGCAGACCGTCTCCGGCCTGCGCAAGCGCCTCTACCTGCCCCAGGTCAGCCCCAGGACCGGCTGGCTGGAGGAGTGGATGTCCCCCGACAACCTCGGGGAGACCACCCACCGTCATCTCTCCCCGCTCGTCGGCCTGTTCCCAGGCGACCGCATCCGCCCCGACGGCTCCACCCCGGCCGACATCGTGGACGGTGCCACCGCCCTGCTCACCGCGCGCGGCATGAACAGCTTCGGCTGGGCCAACGCCTGGCGCAGCCTGTGCTGGGCCCGCCTGAAGAACGCCGACAACGCCTACGAGCTGATCGTCAACAACCTCCGCCCGTCGACCGGCGGCGGCAACGGCACCGCACCCAACCTCTTCGACATCTACGAACTCGGACCGGGCGACGGCATTTTCCAGATCGACGCCAACTTCGGCACCCCCGCGGCCGTGACCGAGATGCTCCTGTACTCCCGCCCGGGCCACCTGGAGCTCCTCCCGGCCCTGCCCGACGCCTGGGCCGCCTCCGGCTCCCTCACCGCGGCTCCCGCGCGCGGCGGATTCGTCGTCGACCTACGCTGGACGGACGGCAGGCCGACCGAGGTGCGCATCCGCAGCGTGGGCGGCCGCAGTACGACGGTGGCCTACCGCGGCGCATCCCGGACCGTGATCGTGGAACCCGGCGCATCCATGATCCTCAAAGGGAAGGACTTCGTGCGGTGA